One Pecten maximus chromosome 7, xPecMax1.1, whole genome shotgun sequence genomic window carries:
- the LOC117331414 gene encoding septin-11-like, with the protein MKADLQKQHDEHAQKQFELMKQHTSELKEDFKAELTDLKQTEEQRKKNEEKIKRLETQVNALEKKLDEERAKKDARQSGKRIKDLEKERDELKAALTKVKHDNFYLRIVVNDVKDKKQTSKPNTTIKGAGNRKQ; encoded by the exons ATGAAAGCTGACCTACAAAAACAACATGATGAACATGCGCAAAAACAATTCGAATTGATGAAACAACATACGTCAGAATTAAAAGAAGATTTCAAAGCAGAATTAACTGACCTAAAACAAACCGAGGAGCAGAGGAAAAAAAATGAGGAAAAAATAAAGAGACTTGAAACCCAGGTGAATGCCTTGGAGAAGAAGTTAGACGAAGAACGCGCAAAAAAAGACGCGAGACAATCTGGTAAGAGAATTAAAGATTTGGAAAAGGAAAGAGATGAACTTAAAGCCGCTTTGACAAAAGTGAAGCATGACAATTTCTATCTTCGAATTGTTGTCAATGACGTCAAAGACAAAAAGCAGACTAGCAA ACCGAACACAACAATAAAGGGCGCCGGAAACAGAAAGCAGTAA